In one Carettochelys insculpta isolate YL-2023 chromosome 6, ASM3395843v1, whole genome shotgun sequence genomic region, the following are encoded:
- the ERH gene encoding enhancer of rudimentary homolog: MSHTILLVQPTKRPEGRTYADYESVNECMEGVCKMYEEHLKRMNPNSPSITYDISQLFDFIDDLADLSCLVYRADTQTYQPYNKDWIKEKIYVLLRRQAQQASK; the protein is encoded by the exons ATG TCTCACACAATTTTGCTTGTTCAGCCTACCAAGAGGCCAGAAGGAAGAACGTATGCTGATTATGAATCAGTGAATGAGTGCATGGAAG GAGTTTGTAAAATGTATGAAGAACATTTGAAGAGAATGAATCCTAACAGCCCATCCATTACATACGATATCAGTCAGTTGTTTGATTTTATTGATGACCTGGCAGACCTCAGCTGTCTTGT TTATCGTGCTGACACTCAGACATACCAGCCCTACAATAAAGACTGGATAAAGGAGAAGATTTATGTCCTCCTTCGCAGGCAAGCTCAGCAAGCAAGCAAATAA